AGCCGACGGGGTTCACGGTTTGCCGCCGCGCGAAGCTTGGACAGAAGCCGCCCGCCGCCGCCGCGACGCCTACGCCATCACACCCGGTGCGCCTCTTCTCAAAACCGAGTTCGGTTACTTCTGCTGGGATGAGTGGAAAAAGCAGGGATTGCCTGACATTGAAGCGTGGTCACCGGAAGCGGCGGCATTTTTCCACTATGATGCCGTCGGGGAGGGGAGGCATAATCTCGGAGGGCTTGGATGGTGCGAACCCGAATATGTGCCGCAGTTCGAGGTGAAAATCCTCGAGGATCGCGGAGATACGGAAGTCGAACAGGATTGGGCGGGCCGGCATGTTCTTTATTTCAAAGGCAGACGGAACGGGTTCATGCCCGAATACCTCGACCACCCGGTCAAGGACATGGAAACCTGGAAGTCTAATGCGGAATGGCGGCTCGATCCGAAAGACCCGCGCCGCTATGCAAATCTGGAAAAAACCATGTCCGCAGCGCGTGATGCTGCCGCGCGCGGGGAAATGATTATCCAGGGCCTGGCCGGCTCGTTTATGTATCTGCGGTCGATGATCGGGCCGGAAGCGCTTCTCTATGCGTTTTACGACCAGCCCGAATTGATTGAAGCCGCCATGGAGCGATGGATCGAGTTGGCCGATGCCGTTACCGCCGCCCACCAGCGTTATGTCACCTTTGATGAGATATTTTTCGCCGAGGATAATTGCTACAATCACGGGCCTCTGGTTTCGCCCGAAATGATCCGCACCATGCTGCATCCCTATTACAAGGAACTTTTGAAGCGCGTGAGGGCGCGGCAGATCGACAAGACCCGGCATCTTTACCTTCAGATTGATACGGATGGCGACTGCAGTTCCCTCATTCCGTTTTACATCCAGGACATTGGGATGGATTCCATGTCTCCGTTCGAAGTGGCCAGCGGTTGCGATGTCGTCAAAATCGGGCGCGAATATCCGCAGCTCTGCATGCGTGGCGGGATTGACAAACGTGTGCTGGCCGCCGGACCAAAGGCCATTGACGAGATGGTTGAACGCATTCTTCCGGCGATGCGGAAGCGTGGAGGGTATATTCCATGCTGCGATCACGGCGTCCCGGCTGAAGTTTCGCTCGAAAACTACCTCCACTACCGCAGGCGCTGTGTTGAGCTGGGTGAGTAAGCAAAACCGCCTGAATGGGTATTTTGTTTTGATTTTTGAATTGGAACTGTCTTATTTTGAGGCGGTTTTGCAATAACCTGCATAGACCCAGCGCGTGTCTTTCCGCTGTTGCGTCCCGGCGCTAACAAGTTGCCCATTGAAATGAGTATGGAATATGCAGGTTAAGCCTTGTAAAGCGCCTCAAGATGGGCAAAAATTGCCCATTCCATGAAGCTGGAACGTATCCTGGTTGTTGACGATGA
The nucleotide sequence above comes from Candidatus Methylacidiphilales bacterium. Encoded proteins:
- a CDS encoding uroporphyrinogen decarboxylase family protein, whose protein sequence is ADGVHGLPPREAWTEAARRRRDAYAITPGAPLLKTEFGYFCWDEWKKQGLPDIEAWSPEAAAFFHYDAVGEGRHNLGGLGWCEPEYVPQFEVKILEDRGDTEVEQDWAGRHVLYFKGRRNGFMPEYLDHPVKDMETWKSNAEWRLDPKDPRRYANLEKTMSAARDAAARGEMIIQGLAGSFMYLRSMIGPEALLYAFYDQPELIEAAMERWIELADAVTAAHQRYVTFDEIFFAEDNCYNHGPLVSPEMIRTMLHPYYKELLKRVRARQIDKTRHLYLQIDTDGDCSSLIPFYIQDIGMDSMSPFEVASGCDVVKIGREYPQLCMRGGIDKRVLAAGPKAIDEMVERILPAMRKRGGYIPCCDHGVPAEVSLENYLHYRRRCVELGE